One Paraburkholderia aromaticivorans genomic region harbors:
- the ampD gene encoding 1,6-anhydro-N-acetylmuramyl-L-alanine amidase AmpD — protein sequence MSVAFTVDADGWVAAARKLPSPNFEARPEAAVPTLIVVHNISLPPNEFGGTAIADLFLNTLDCDAHPYYDSHLRGVRVSAHFVIHRDGALEQFVSCNERAWHAGPSNFFGRERCNDFSIGIELEGSDTTPFEAAQYRTLSALVSALKARYPVEALAGHSDIAPGRKTDPGPHFEWQRLQRDTSLDAQYFPYLKFSKTL from the coding sequence ATGAGCGTCGCGTTCACCGTCGATGCCGACGGTTGGGTCGCGGCCGCACGCAAACTGCCATCGCCGAATTTCGAAGCGCGGCCCGAAGCGGCCGTGCCGACGCTGATCGTGGTTCACAACATCAGCCTGCCGCCCAACGAATTCGGCGGCACCGCGATCGCCGATCTGTTCCTCAACACGCTCGATTGCGACGCCCACCCATACTACGACTCGCACCTGCGCGGCGTGCGGGTGTCGGCGCATTTCGTGATCCATCGCGACGGCGCGCTCGAGCAGTTCGTGTCGTGCAACGAACGCGCGTGGCACGCCGGGCCATCGAATTTTTTCGGCCGCGAACGCTGCAATGACTTCTCGATCGGCATCGAGTTGGAGGGCAGCGACACCACGCCTTTCGAAGCGGCTCAATACCGCACGCTCAGCGCCCTGGTGAGCGCGCTCAAGGCTCGCTATCCGGTCGAAGCGCTCGCCGGTCACTCGGACATCGCCCCCGGTCGCAAGACCGATCCAGGGCCGCATTTCGAGTGGCAGCGTCTGCAGCGCGACACCTCGCTCGACGCTCAGTACTTCCCCTATCTCAAGTTTTCCAAAACGCTGTAA
- a CDS encoding PP0621 family protein — protein sequence MRQIFLLILLFIVGQWLVKALRRHDAQASQRNGTGANGAAGAKGANGPNGGARAAAPAQLAEPMIRCVECGVHAPKSDSVVVAGQPFCSAAHAQRHGARPTGRDAR from the coding sequence ATGCGACAAATATTTCTGCTGATCCTGTTGTTCATCGTCGGCCAGTGGCTGGTGAAGGCGCTGCGTCGTCATGACGCGCAGGCGTCCCAACGCAACGGCACCGGCGCGAATGGCGCCGCGGGTGCGAAGGGTGCGAATGGTCCGAACGGCGGCGCGCGCGCTGCCGCGCCGGCGCAACTCGCCGAGCCGATGATCCGGTGCGTCGAATGCGGCGTGCACGCGCCGAAGAGCGATTCCGTGGTGGTGGCGGGGCAGCCGTTCTGCAGCGCCGCGCACGCGCAGCGCCACGGCGCGCGACCCACTGGCCGCGACGCTCGATGA